One region of Skermanella mucosa genomic DNA includes:
- a CDS encoding TRAP transporter large permease — translation MNLLPVSIMFGMLALNVPVAFAIAMAALSFFLFAGGLPINIFVQRLVSATESFPLLAVPFFILAGSIMNHAGITRRLMGLADALVGHWVGGLAQANIILAAMMGGLSASANADAAMQAKMLGPEMIRRGYAPGFVAALTACAAVITPIIPPGIGLIIYGFLADVSIGRLFIGGVVPGLLLCGALMLVTAAISKRRGYRPSRQRFVSGAELWSAFTQAIWALTIPLFILVGIRYGIFTPTEAGAMTVLYATLIGFAVHRELRIADLPSILTEAVLATSTVMLIICAASAFGFYMAWERIPFTVAAQLVALTQDPYLLLLLINLMLLAVGMLIEGTAALILLAPILVPVITKVGIDPVHFGLVMVVNLTIGGVTPPVGTLMYTTCSILNVRLQRFTVEGMPLILTLIAVLLLISFFPQIVLFLPNALMG, via the coding sequence TGCTGGCCCTCAACGTGCCGGTGGCGTTCGCCATCGCCATGGCGGCGCTCAGCTTCTTCCTGTTCGCCGGCGGCCTTCCGATCAACATCTTCGTGCAGCGCCTGGTGAGCGCCACCGAGTCCTTCCCGTTGCTCGCGGTGCCGTTCTTCATCCTTGCGGGCTCGATCATGAACCATGCCGGCATCACCCGGCGGCTGATGGGGCTGGCCGACGCGCTCGTCGGCCACTGGGTCGGCGGGCTGGCGCAGGCGAACATCATCCTGGCGGCGATGATGGGGGGCCTCTCGGCCTCGGCCAACGCCGACGCGGCCATGCAGGCCAAGATGCTCGGGCCGGAGATGATCCGCCGGGGCTACGCGCCCGGCTTCGTCGCGGCCCTGACCGCCTGCGCCGCGGTGATCACGCCGATCATCCCGCCGGGCATCGGACTGATCATCTACGGCTTCCTGGCCGATGTCTCGATCGGCCGCCTCTTCATCGGCGGCGTCGTCCCGGGCCTGCTGCTGTGCGGCGCGCTGATGCTGGTCACGGCGGCGATCTCGAAGCGCCGGGGCTACCGGCCGAGCCGGCAGCGCTTCGTCTCCGGGGCGGAGCTGTGGAGCGCCTTCACCCAGGCGATCTGGGCGCTGACCATTCCCCTCTTCATCCTGGTCGGCATCCGGTACGGCATCTTCACGCCGACCGAGGCCGGCGCGATGACCGTGCTCTATGCAACGCTCATCGGTTTCGCGGTCCATCGGGAGCTTCGGATCGCCGACCTGCCGTCGATCCTGACGGAGGCGGTGCTCGCGACCAGCACCGTCATGCTGATCATCTGCGCCGCCTCGGCCTTCGGCTTCTACATGGCGTGGGAGAGGATCCCGTTCACGGTGGCGGCCCAGCTGGTGGCGCTGACCCAGGACCCTTACCTGCTTCTCCTGCTGATCAACCTGATGCTGCTCGCCGTCGGGATGCTGATCGAGGGGACCGCCGCGCTGATCCTGCTGGCCCCCATCCTGGTTCCGGTGATCACCAAGGTGGGCATCGACCCGGTGCATTTCGGCCTGGTGATGGTGGTGAACCTGACGATCGGCGGCGTGACGCCGCCGGTCGGAACCTTGATGTATACGACCTGCTCGATACTCAATGTCCGCCTGCAGCGCTTCACCGTCGAGGGGATGCCTCTCATCCTCACGCTGATCGCCGTGCTGTTGCTGATCAGCTTCTTCCCCCAGATCGTCCTGTTCCTGCCCAACGCGCTGATGGGTTAG